The Panicum virgatum strain AP13 chromosome 5K, P.virgatum_v5, whole genome shotgun sequence genome has a window encoding:
- the LOC120707282 gene encoding histone H2B.1-like, producing the protein MAPKAEKKPAAKKPAEEEPAAEKAEKAPAGKKPKAEKRLPAGKSSAGKDGEGKKGKKKAKKSVETYKIYIFKVLKQVHPDIGISSKAMSIMNSFINDIFEKLAAEAAKLARYNKKPTITSREIQTSVRLVLPGELAKHAVSEGTKAVTKFTSS; encoded by the coding sequence ATGGCGCCCAAGGCGGAGAAGAAGCCGGCGGCGAAGAAGCCCGCGGAGGAGGAGCCCGCGGcggagaaggcggagaaggCCCCGGCGGGGAAGAAGCCCAAGGCGGAGAAGCGCCTCCCCGCCGGCAAGTCCAGCGCCGGCAAGGACGGCGAGGGCAAGAAGGGCAAGAAGAAGGCCAAGAAGAGCGTCGAGACCTACAAGATCTACATCTTCAAGGTGCTCAAGCAGGTGCACCCGGACATCGGCATCTCCTCCAAGGCCATGTccatcatgaactccttcatcaacgacatcttcgagaagctcgccgccgaggccgccaaGCTCGCCCGCTACAACAAGAAGCCCACCATCACCTCCCGCGAGATCCAGACCTCCGTCCGCCTCGTCCTCCCCGGGGAGCTCGCCAAGCACGCCGTCTCCGAGGGCACCAAGGCCGTCACCAAGTTCACCTCGTCTTAG
- the LOC120707280 gene encoding uncharacterized protein LOC120707280 isoform X4: MDPLNNTQDGRRLRRERERFLAASMTDEQREEKNRKRREITITDEQREEKNRKRREAYKRKKCQSHNKENDPAEEHDAPTVSEHPMTQLFSEHSADSVPDEMVRAKLFDAWTDIPPDEEDGASITYSPTIIEHPTSLPITEQMTGERQNHLARRNLLFEATIGRKYLGPPDEIPDVADEIPDVADAPSQSTIINTGATYPTQAQHANPQTQEFVFGASIIEDDGDDDVVFEEDEEEDKGYLFAGQDLWLLCLPDHGYGHRIIVHTYCNMVLWLFLRSHNIERLVNVSNARART; encoded by the exons ATGGATCCACTGAACAACACTCAAGATGGCCGGCGACTTAGAAGAGAGCGGGAAAGGTTCCTTGCTGCATCGATGACAGACGAGCAGAGGGAGGAAAAGAACAGAAAGCGGCGTGAGATAACGATTACTGATGAGCAGAGGGAGGAAAAGAACAGGAAGCGGCGTGAGGCATATAAGAGGAAGAAGTGTCAGTCACACAACAAGGAAAATGATCCAG CTGAAGAACATGACGCTCCTACAGTCAGCGAGCATCCAATGACTCAGCTTTTCTCTGAGCATTCCGCTG ACTCAGTGCCCGATGAGATGGTGAGGGCTAAACTCTTCGATGCCTGGACAGATATCCCACCAG atgaagaagatggtgcATCCATCACCTATTCTCCTACAATCATCGAGCATCCCACAAGTCTGCCAATCACCGAGCAAATGACAG GGGAGAGACAAAACCATTTAGCCCGACGCAATCTCTTATTTGAAGCCACAATTGGAAGAAAGTACTTGGGTCCCCCCGATGAGATCCCCGATGTGGCGGACGAGATCCCCGATGTGGCAGATGCTCCATCACAATCTACCATCATTAACACTG GAGCAACGTACCCAACACAAGCGCAACATGCAAATCCACAGACACAAGAATTCGTTTTTGGTGCATCAATCATTGAGGATG atggtgatgatgatgttgtatttgaggaggacgaggaagagGACAAGGGTTATCTATTTGCAGGACAAG ATTTGTGGTTACTTTGCTTACCTGACCATGGATATGGTCATCGGATTATTGTGCACACATATTGCAATATGGTACTATGGTTATTTCTACGGTCGCATAATATTGAAAG GTTGGTGAATGTCAG CAACGCAAGGGCACGAACCTA A
- the LOC120707280 gene encoding uncharacterized protein LOC120707280 isoform X5 yields MDPLNNTQDGRRLRRERERFLAASMTDEQREEKNRKRREITITDEQREEKNRKRREAYKRKKCQSHNKENDPAEEHDAPTVSEHPMTQLFSEHSADSVPDEMVRAKLFDAWTDIPPDEEDGASITYSPTIIEHPTSLPITEQMTGERQNHLARRNLLFEATIGRKYLGPPDEIPDVADEIPDVADAPSQSTIINTGATYPTQAQHANPQTQEFVFGASIIEDDGDDDVVFEEDEEEDKGYLFAGQDLWLLCLPDHGYGHRIIVHTYCNMVLWLFLRSHNIESNARART; encoded by the exons ATGGATCCACTGAACAACACTCAAGATGGCCGGCGACTTAGAAGAGAGCGGGAAAGGTTCCTTGCTGCATCGATGACAGACGAGCAGAGGGAGGAAAAGAACAGAAAGCGGCGTGAGATAACGATTACTGATGAGCAGAGGGAGGAAAAGAACAGGAAGCGGCGTGAGGCATATAAGAGGAAGAAGTGTCAGTCACACAACAAGGAAAATGATCCAG CTGAAGAACATGACGCTCCTACAGTCAGCGAGCATCCAATGACTCAGCTTTTCTCTGAGCATTCCGCTG ACTCAGTGCCCGATGAGATGGTGAGGGCTAAACTCTTCGATGCCTGGACAGATATCCCACCAG atgaagaagatggtgcATCCATCACCTATTCTCCTACAATCATCGAGCATCCCACAAGTCTGCCAATCACCGAGCAAATGACAG GGGAGAGACAAAACCATTTAGCCCGACGCAATCTCTTATTTGAAGCCACAATTGGAAGAAAGTACTTGGGTCCCCCCGATGAGATCCCCGATGTGGCGGACGAGATCCCCGATGTGGCAGATGCTCCATCACAATCTACCATCATTAACACTG GAGCAACGTACCCAACACAAGCGCAACATGCAAATCCACAGACACAAGAATTCGTTTTTGGTGCATCAATCATTGAGGATG atggtgatgatgatgttgtatttgaggaggacgaggaagagGACAAGGGTTATCTATTTGCAGGACAAG ATTTGTGGTTACTTTGCTTACCTGACCATGGATATGGTCATCGGATTATTGTGCACACATATTGCAATATGGTACTATGGTTATTTCTACGGTCGCATAATATTGAAAG CAACGCAAGGGCACGAACCTA A
- the LOC120707280 gene encoding uncharacterized protein LOC120707280 isoform X2 translates to MDPLNNTQDGRRLRRERERFLAASMTDEQREEKNRKRREITITDEQREEKNRKRREAYKRKKCQSHNKENDPAEEHDAPTVSEHPMTQLFSEHSADSVPDEMVRAKLFDAWTDIPPDEEDGASITYSPTIIEHPTSLPITEQMTGERQNHLARRNLLFEATIGRKYLGPPDEIPDVADEIPDVADAPSQSTIINTGATYPTQAQHANPQTQEFVFGASIIEDDGDDDVVFEEDEEEDKGYLFAGQDLWLLCLPDHGYGHRIIVHTYCNMVLWLFLRSHNIERLVNVRRRSPSARRSQTTYRRTATMATIRDRATSSNTRWTRI, encoded by the exons ATGGATCCACTGAACAACACTCAAGATGGCCGGCGACTTAGAAGAGAGCGGGAAAGGTTCCTTGCTGCATCGATGACAGACGAGCAGAGGGAGGAAAAGAACAGAAAGCGGCGTGAGATAACGATTACTGATGAGCAGAGGGAGGAAAAGAACAGGAAGCGGCGTGAGGCATATAAGAGGAAGAAGTGTCAGTCACACAACAAGGAAAATGATCCAG CTGAAGAACATGACGCTCCTACAGTCAGCGAGCATCCAATGACTCAGCTTTTCTCTGAGCATTCCGCTG ACTCAGTGCCCGATGAGATGGTGAGGGCTAAACTCTTCGATGCCTGGACAGATATCCCACCAG atgaagaagatggtgcATCCATCACCTATTCTCCTACAATCATCGAGCATCCCACAAGTCTGCCAATCACCGAGCAAATGACAG GGGAGAGACAAAACCATTTAGCCCGACGCAATCTCTTATTTGAAGCCACAATTGGAAGAAAGTACTTGGGTCCCCCCGATGAGATCCCCGATGTGGCGGACGAGATCCCCGATGTGGCAGATGCTCCATCACAATCTACCATCATTAACACTG GAGCAACGTACCCAACACAAGCGCAACATGCAAATCCACAGACACAAGAATTCGTTTTTGGTGCATCAATCATTGAGGATG atggtgatgatgatgttgtatttgaggaggacgaggaagagGACAAGGGTTATCTATTTGCAGGACAAG ATTTGTGGTTACTTTGCTTACCTGACCATGGATATGGTCATCGGATTATTGTGCACACATATTGCAATATGGTACTATGGTTATTTCTACGGTCGCATAATATTGAAAG GTTGGTGAATGTCAG ACGGCGGTCGCCATCGGCAAGAAGATCGCAGACGACATACCGGCGCACTGCTACGATGGCTACTATTAGGGACAGGGCTACAAGCTCCAATACCCGGTGGACAAGAATTTAA
- the LOC120707280 gene encoding uncharacterized protein LOC120707280 isoform X3, which yields MDPLNNTQDGRRLRRERERFLAASMTDEQREEKNRKRREITITDEQREEKNRKRREAYKRKKCQSHNKENDPAEEHDAPTVSEHPMTQLFSEHSADSVPDEMVRAKLFDAWTDIPPDEEDGASITYSPTIIEHPTSLPITEQMTGERQNHLARRNLLFEATIGRKYLGPPDEIPDVADEIPDVADAPSQSTIINTGATYPTQAQHANPQTQEFVFGASIIEDDGDDDVVFEEDEEEDKGYLFAGQDLWLLCLPDHGYGHRIIVHTYCNMVLWLFLRSHNIERRRSPSARRSQTTYRRTATMATIRDRATSSNTRWTRI from the exons ATGGATCCACTGAACAACACTCAAGATGGCCGGCGACTTAGAAGAGAGCGGGAAAGGTTCCTTGCTGCATCGATGACAGACGAGCAGAGGGAGGAAAAGAACAGAAAGCGGCGTGAGATAACGATTACTGATGAGCAGAGGGAGGAAAAGAACAGGAAGCGGCGTGAGGCATATAAGAGGAAGAAGTGTCAGTCACACAACAAGGAAAATGATCCAG CTGAAGAACATGACGCTCCTACAGTCAGCGAGCATCCAATGACTCAGCTTTTCTCTGAGCATTCCGCTG ACTCAGTGCCCGATGAGATGGTGAGGGCTAAACTCTTCGATGCCTGGACAGATATCCCACCAG atgaagaagatggtgcATCCATCACCTATTCTCCTACAATCATCGAGCATCCCACAAGTCTGCCAATCACCGAGCAAATGACAG GGGAGAGACAAAACCATTTAGCCCGACGCAATCTCTTATTTGAAGCCACAATTGGAAGAAAGTACTTGGGTCCCCCCGATGAGATCCCCGATGTGGCGGACGAGATCCCCGATGTGGCAGATGCTCCATCACAATCTACCATCATTAACACTG GAGCAACGTACCCAACACAAGCGCAACATGCAAATCCACAGACACAAGAATTCGTTTTTGGTGCATCAATCATTGAGGATG atggtgatgatgatgttgtatttgaggaggacgaggaagagGACAAGGGTTATCTATTTGCAGGACAAG ATTTGTGGTTACTTTGCTTACCTGACCATGGATATGGTCATCGGATTATTGTGCACACATATTGCAATATGGTACTATGGTTATTTCTACGGTCGCATAATATTGAAAG ACGGCGGTCGCCATCGGCAAGAAGATCGCAGACGACATACCGGCGCACTGCTACGATGGCTACTATTAGGGACAGGGCTACAAGCTCCAATACCCGGTGGACAAGAATTTAA
- the LOC120707280 gene encoding uncharacterized protein LOC120707280 isoform X6, producing the protein MDPLNNTQDGRRLRRERERFLAASMTDEQREEKNRKRREITITDEQREEKNRKRREAYKRKKCQSHNKENDPAEEHDAPTVSEHPMTQLFSEHSADSVPDEMVRAKLFDAWTDIPPDEEDGASITYSPTIIEHPTSLPITEQMTDGDDDVVFEEDEEEDKGYLFAGQDLWLLCLPDHGYGHRIIVHTYCNMVLWLFLRSHNIERLVNVRSEVQIADIRRSPSARRSQTTYRRTATMATIRDRATSSNTRWTRI; encoded by the exons ATGGATCCACTGAACAACACTCAAGATGGCCGGCGACTTAGAAGAGAGCGGGAAAGGTTCCTTGCTGCATCGATGACAGACGAGCAGAGGGAGGAAAAGAACAGAAAGCGGCGTGAGATAACGATTACTGATGAGCAGAGGGAGGAAAAGAACAGGAAGCGGCGTGAGGCATATAAGAGGAAGAAGTGTCAGTCACACAACAAGGAAAATGATCCAG CTGAAGAACATGACGCTCCTACAGTCAGCGAGCATCCAATGACTCAGCTTTTCTCTGAGCATTCCGCTG ACTCAGTGCCCGATGAGATGGTGAGGGCTAAACTCTTCGATGCCTGGACAGATATCCCACCAG atgaagaagatggtgcATCCATCACCTATTCTCCTACAATCATCGAGCATCCCACAAGTCTGCCAATCACCGAGCAAATGACAG atggtgatgatgatgttgtatttgaggaggacgaggaagagGACAAGGGTTATCTATTTGCAGGACAAG ATTTGTGGTTACTTTGCTTACCTGACCATGGATATGGTCATCGGATTATTGTGCACACATATTGCAATATGGTACTATGGTTATTTCTACGGTCGCATAATATTGAAAG GTTGGTGAATGTCAGGTCAGAAGTTCAGATTGCTGATAT ACGGCGGTCGCCATCGGCAAGAAGATCGCAGACGACATACCGGCGCACTGCTACGATGGCTACTATTAGGGACAGGGCTACAAGCTCCAATACCCGGTGGACAAGAATTTAA
- the LOC120707280 gene encoding uncharacterized protein LOC120707280 isoform X1 produces MDPLNNTQDGRRLRRERERFLAASMTDEQREEKNRKRREITITDEQREEKNRKRREAYKRKKCQSHNKENDPAEEHDAPTVSEHPMTQLFSEHSADSVPDEMVRAKLFDAWTDIPPDEEDGASITYSPTIIEHPTSLPITEQMTGERQNHLARRNLLFEATIGRKYLGPPDEIPDVADEIPDVADAPSQSTIINTGATYPTQAQHANPQTQEFVFGASIIEDDGDDDVVFEEDEEEDKGYLFAGQDLWLLCLPDHGYGHRIIVHTYCNMVLWLFLRSHNIERLVNVRSEVQIADIRRSPSARRSQTTYRRTATMATIRDRATSSNTRWTRI; encoded by the exons ATGGATCCACTGAACAACACTCAAGATGGCCGGCGACTTAGAAGAGAGCGGGAAAGGTTCCTTGCTGCATCGATGACAGACGAGCAGAGGGAGGAAAAGAACAGAAAGCGGCGTGAGATAACGATTACTGATGAGCAGAGGGAGGAAAAGAACAGGAAGCGGCGTGAGGCATATAAGAGGAAGAAGTGTCAGTCACACAACAAGGAAAATGATCCAG CTGAAGAACATGACGCTCCTACAGTCAGCGAGCATCCAATGACTCAGCTTTTCTCTGAGCATTCCGCTG ACTCAGTGCCCGATGAGATGGTGAGGGCTAAACTCTTCGATGCCTGGACAGATATCCCACCAG atgaagaagatggtgcATCCATCACCTATTCTCCTACAATCATCGAGCATCCCACAAGTCTGCCAATCACCGAGCAAATGACAG GGGAGAGACAAAACCATTTAGCCCGACGCAATCTCTTATTTGAAGCCACAATTGGAAGAAAGTACTTGGGTCCCCCCGATGAGATCCCCGATGTGGCGGACGAGATCCCCGATGTGGCAGATGCTCCATCACAATCTACCATCATTAACACTG GAGCAACGTACCCAACACAAGCGCAACATGCAAATCCACAGACACAAGAATTCGTTTTTGGTGCATCAATCATTGAGGATG atggtgatgatgatgttgtatttgaggaggacgaggaagagGACAAGGGTTATCTATTTGCAGGACAAG ATTTGTGGTTACTTTGCTTACCTGACCATGGATATGGTCATCGGATTATTGTGCACACATATTGCAATATGGTACTATGGTTATTTCTACGGTCGCATAATATTGAAAG GTTGGTGAATGTCAGGTCAGAAGTTCAGATTGCTGATAT ACGGCGGTCGCCATCGGCAAGAAGATCGCAGACGACATACCGGCGCACTGCTACGATGGCTACTATTAGGGACAGGGCTACAAGCTCCAATACCCGGTGGACAAGAATTTAA